GACAAGCCGCCCCAGATGCCGAATTTCTCGCCGTTCGCCAGCGCGTATTCCAGGCAGTCCTCGCGGACGACACAACCACGGCAGACCTCCTTGGCTTCGCGCGTCGACGCTCCTCGCTCCGGGAAAAAGAGATCGGGATCGACGCCCATGCAGTTGGCCTGTCCCTGCCACTTGCGGTCTGCCGGTTGAAGGATGAGGTCCACCAAATCGCTCACCGCTTGACTCCCCTCAGTCGGTGAATTTCCTGGACAGAAGCCGGTTCCGACCTCCATCCGTGTAACTACATGGATGTGATCTTCGTCCTTCCCTATCCCGAGCGCAAGGGGGAATCCACTATTTCTTCGGTTCGGCGTGATAAATGGGGGCGGCCGGCCGAAGGCCAACAGCCCGTCAACGCGGCGGTCGCGCGGGCCGCTGAAAGCCCGCAAGGAGTACTCTGGTGCCATGACCGCGAATTTGTTCGGCCCCGATTTGGGGATCGTCGTGGTGGTGATCCTGGTCGTGCTGCTCGGCGGTAGCCAACTGCCGAAGATCGCACGCAACGTGGGAACCGCCGGGCGCGAGTTCCGCAAGGCGCAACAAGAAGCCGAAGAGGACGCCGCCCGCGAGCAGGCGGCGAAGGCTGCCGCCACCCCGCCCCCCGCGCAGCCACTCCCGGCTGCTGGGGTCCCCGACGACTCGGTACAACTCACCCGCGCGCAACTCGACGCCCTGCTCAATGAGCGGGAAGAGCAGGTTCGCCGGCAGACCGGCTCACCGAGCGCCTAGGCGCTCGGTGGCTTAGGACTCGACCGTCGCCCGGCGCGAATCGCGCCGCTGGCGGGCAAGACGCCGGCGCTCACGCTCGGAGGCGCCGCCCCACACGCCGTGCTCGATCCGGTTGTAAAGGGCGTACTCGAGGCATGGCACCTTGACGGGGCAGTCCGCGCAGATCCTGCGGGCGATCTCCACGCCGACGCCGTCGCTAGGGAAGAAGGTCTCGGGCGGCAACTCCCTGCACTTGCCTTCCGCCATCCAGCTGGTGTCCACTACGCGTCCTCCGTGTCTTTGTCCGCCGCCGCAAGCTGGTGCAGGAAGCGGCGTCGAGGTCAAAAGCAAAATCGCACCTTTACTACGTCGGCACCCGCCCTTTGGTTGCCCATTTTGGCCCGGAATTCCTGCCCAAACCTGTCGGAACCTTACCTCATGCCCTCACACAACCGGCCCAACGCTGCAATTTTGCGTTCGTTCTGGGAAATGATTTTACCCGATGGCCGGTGTCGAGTCGCAGACTGATCCCAACACTGGGGCAACGGAGAGTGGCGACAAAGCGCCCGTGGGCGGACATACCGGCCTGTCGCGGTACGCCGTCCTCGGCCGCCGGCGATGGGTGGCCATAGCGGCTATCGCGGGCACGATCGGCGCGCTGGCCGGCGCCGGGGTCGGGGCGATCGTCGCCACTGCGATCGCCGGCCACGACACCACGACGGTCATCCACCAGGCGCTGCCCCCGCCCGCCCGCCTCTCCCAGGTCAACGACGTGCCCACCATCCTTGCGGCCGTCGAGCCGGCGGTCGTCTCTATCACCACCGACCAGGGGGAAGGTACCGGCATGGTGATCACCGCGAACGGCGACGTCGTCACCAACTATCACGTGGTCGCCGGAGCCAACTACATCCACGTCAGCCTTTACCACCGGGCCGGGTCCGTGAACGCCTACCTCACCGGTTACGACGAGGACAACGACATCGCGCTTCTACACGTACCCGACGTCTCCAACCTGGCGACGGTCGTGCTCGGCGATTCCTCGCAGGTGCGTGTCGGGGACAATGTCATCGCAGTCGGCAACGCGCTCAACCTTCCCGGCGGCCCGTCCGCGACGACCGGGATCGTGTCTGCGCTGGGGCGGACCATCGGAGGCACGACGCTCACCGCCGGCGAGCTCGTCCCCCCGAACCTCATCCAGACGGATGCGGCGATCAACCCGGGCAACTCCGGCGGGCCCCTGCTTGACGCAGCGGGCGACGTGATCGGGATGAACACGCTCGTCATCCAGCAGGCCAACGACACCGAGGCCGCTCAGGGTCTCGGGTTCGCGATCCCGATCAACACGATCAAGTCGCTGATCCCGACCCTCAGGAAGGGGTCGAAGGTGGCACCGACGGAGCTCGGGATCTCGATGCAGGACAACACCCCGCAGCTCGCAGCCCAGTACGGCTTCACGACCACCACCGGGGTGATCGTGTCGCAGGTCCTCGTCGACTCGCCGGCGTACGACGCGGGGATGCAGGCGTACGACGTGATCGTGTCGTTTGCCGGCCAGCAGGTCACCAGCAGTGCCGCGCTGATAGCGCTGCTCGCAGGGCACTCGCCCGGGCAGCGGGTGAGCATCACGGCGCTGCGCGGTTCGGTGACGGAGCACTTCGCGTTGACCCTCGGATGACCCTCATCCTCGGGTGACGGGGCACCTGGGGCGTGATACCCTCTCTTTCGTGACCGCGCAGCCCAAACTCTTGACCGCCGGCCTCCTCCTTCTCATGTAGGCGAGCACCACATACCGGTGCTCGCCGAAGCCTCCTGCGCCCCCGGGCCGGGAGGTTTTTTTGTTGCCCGACCCGCCCCCGACCGCCGCCCGCCGACCCAGATCCGACCGATATCCCAACGAGGAAATTCGATGCCCGCCTACGCATACCCCACGCCGTGCGACATGCCCTTCGAGAGATACAAGCCCTGCCGGCCGCTGGTGCTTCGGGACCGCACGTGGGCCGATCGCGAGCTCGACAAGGCGCCCCAGTGGTGCAGTGTCGACCTGCGCGACGGCAACCAGGCGCTCATCGACCCGATGGACCCGCCACGCAAGCTGAAGTTCTTCGAGACGCTGGTAGGGATGGGCTTCAAGCAGATCGAGGTGGGATTCCCGGCCGCGTCGCAGCCGGACTTCGACTTCATCCGCCAGATAATCGAGGAGGACCGCATCCCAGAGGACGTGGTGATCCAGGTGCTGGTGCAGTGCCGCCCGGAGCTGATCGAGCGCACCTTCGAGGCGATCGCCGGCGCTCCGCACGCGATCGTCCACTTCTACAACTCGACGTCGACCCTCCAGCGCAAGGTGGTCTTCGGTCTGGACCGGTCGGGCATCGTCGACATCGCGACCAGCGCGGCGCGACTCGTCAAGAAGTACACCGACACCATCCCGCAGACGCGCGTCAGCTACGAGTACTCACCCGAGAGCTTCACCGGTACCGAGCCGGATTTCGCCGTCGAGATCTGCGAAGCGGTGATGGAGGTCATCGAGCCGGACAGCGACAACAAGATCATCGTCAACCTCCCCAACACGGTGGAGATGTACGGGCCACAGGTGTACGCCGACGTGATCGAGTGGTTCAGCCGGACCATCCGGAACCGTGACTCGATCGTCCTGAGCGTGCACCCCCACAACGACCGTGGCACGGCTGTGGCCGCCGCCGAGCTGGCGCAGCTCGCGGGTGCCGACCGCGTCGAGGGGACTCTTTTCGGCAACGGAGAGCGGACAGGGAACGTCGACGTGGTGAACCTCGCGATGAACCTCTTCTCGCAAGGCGTCGACCCCAGGCTCGACATCCACGACATCGACCATCTTCGGCGCGTTGCCGAGTACTGCAACCGCCTGCCGGTCCACCCGCGCCATCCTTACGTCGGCGACCTCGTCTACACGGCCTTCTCCGGATCCCACCAGGATGCAATCAAGAAGGGCATGGACGCGCTTTCCGATGACTACGAGACCTGGGAGGTCCCGTACCTGCCGATCGACCCCAAGCACGTGGGGCGTACCTACGAAGCGATCATCCGGGTCAACAGCCAGTCCGGCAAGGGCGGCGTCGCCTATTTGATGGACGCGGAGCACGGTCTCGACCTGCCGCGCAACCTGCAGATCGAGTTCTCGAAGAAGGTGCAGGCGATCACCGAGGCCAGCGGCACGGAGATCAAGCCCGGCGAGCTGTGGGACGTCTTCGCCGAGACGTATCTCCCAGACGACGCGGGCATCAGGCTCATCTCCACCGAGGTTTCCTCGGCGGGGGACAAGCGCACGTCGGTCGTCGCCCAGGTCCTCGTCGACGGGCACCACAGGACGATCACGGGCAATGGGAACGGCCCTGTCGACGCCTTGGTGCACGGGCTCCAGTCCGAGCTAGGCGTCGAGCTCGCCGTTGAGGATTACCACCAGCACGCGCTTACCGCCGGAAGCGAGGCGACCGCTGCCGCGTACGTCGAGGTGACAGCGGCTGCAGGTGAGCGCTTCTGGGGTGTCGGTATCGACTCGAGCACCCTCGACGCCTCTCTCGAGGCCGTCATAAGCGCTGCCAACCGGATCCGGGACGGCAGGTAGCTATCGGCAGCAGCTATCGGCAGTAGCGATCGGGAGAAGCGATCGGGAGCAGCCAGTAGTCTGGACGGACCATGTCCATCGAGACCAGCGAAGAGCAGGCCCCGCCGCGGGGGCACGTCCGGGTCGTCTATCTCGGGCCGGTCGCGCCGCACTGGCGGGTCGACTCCGACTTCGGCGACCGTAGCCTGATCGAGGAGTTCCGCCAGCGTGCCCTCGCGCGTCTCCTGCTGCTGCCGCCGCACGACCCGCAGTTCCGGCGCAATCGGGAGCGGGTGGCCCGCGACGCCGAGCGGGAGAACCTCATCCTCGATTGGGACCTGGGCCAGCCTGAGGACGACGGCCAGGGAGGCTGATCACTTGGTCGTCCGGGAGCGCCGGCGGGGGACCCGTGTTCGGCCCGCAGGCTGACGGCCCGCTCGTCCGGGCAGCCGGCGGGGTGGTCTGGAGGCGCGACGGTGCGAGCGTGCAGATCGTGCTCGTCCACCGGCCGCGCTACGACGACTGGACGCTGCCGAAGGGCAAGGTGGACGCGGGCGAGTCCTACGAGCAGGCGGCGTTGCGGGAGGTCCGGGAGGAGGCGAGCATCCTCGCCGAGATCGGTGCGGAGCTGCCGTCGACCACATACCTGGATCGCAGCGGCAAGAACAAGCACGTGCGCTATTGGGCGATGACGGTCGTGGATGGGTCACCCTCCGGCGACAACGAGGTGGACGTCGCGGAGTGGGTCGCGCTTGACGAAGCCCGGGCTCGCCTGACCTACGAGCGCGACGTGGCGGTCGTGGACGCCCTGGAAGGGGTTCTCGGCGGCGGGTAGCTGGTCAAAGAGGTTCTGCGAACCTTCTTTAGATGTTCTGGGGCAGCAGCAGCACCACGTTCTCGAAGCAGAACCAGAGCGGGATGAGGCATACGGCGACGCCGCCGATGTAGGCACCGACGCGCCACCAGCGGCGGGTGCGGTTGATGAGCAACCGCACCAGGATCCACAGGATCACGACGATCGCTCCGTACCCGACCACGGGCGGCCAGGCGTGGCTGTTGCCCTTGCCGAGGTTGTCGGACGCGAGGGTGCTGTGGTGTGGAGCCGCCGGCGCCGCGACGGTGGTCGGTGGAGTAGGCAGCGGCGCTTCGTTGGCGCTGAGGCGCGCGAAGACGATCAGGCGGGAGCTGGCCGAGAACCTCGGGTTGCACGTGGTGAGGGTGAGCTGGGCGAATGGCGTGGGATCCAGGACGGAGATGTCGCTCGGGCTGACCACCTTGCTGCCGGTCACCTTGTAGTCGAACCGGTGACCGCTCGTGTCGGTGAGGAAGATGTCGTCGCCGGGCGAGAGCTGGTTGAGGTCGAAGAACGGCGCGCCGTAGGTGGTCCGGTGCCCTGCGATCGCCGAGTTGCCCACCTGGCCGGGCATCGGCGTGTTCAGGTAGTGCCCCGGGCCGCGCCTCAGATCTGCTTCGGCCACACCCTCGACCACGAACTTGTCGACTCCGATCCTGGGGATCACCAGATGGTCGATCGCGCCGCCGGTGGGAAGGGAGTCCTGCTGCGCGGTGCTGCCGGAGGTCCCGAGCGTGGGGTTGTCGGGGTTGGTGGCCGCATGGTGCTGCGCCAGAGCGGCCGCGAACGACTTCTTGAGATTTGCCTGGCTGTGGGACTCGGCGATGTTTGTGCCGAACAGCTGGTACGCGACGAAGAGGAGGACGATCACGCCCAAGGTGATGAGGGCGAGACCGATTTCCCGTACCGTGCGGCGCACCGGACCCATGCGGTGCCTCACCGGTGGTGGGCCTGCCTCGCCGGCGCGGGCCGCCGACCATCGGCCGGCGTCTACCTCGCTCGCTGGGGGGCTCATCGCACCAGGCTAAACCGGGCGCACGGGAACCACCCGTCACCAGTGGCGTTGCCTGACAGACTCACGCGATGCCGATCCTCCTGGTTCGACACGCTGACGCCGGGTCGCGCTCCGCGTGGGAGGGACCCGACAGGGACCGACCCTTGAGCCCCGCCGGCCGCGCGCAGGCGCGTTCGCTGGCCGCGAACCTCGAGAAACACGCTCTGAAGCGGCTGCTCTCCAGCCCGTACGCGCGTTGCATCCAGACGTTCGAGCCGCTGGGCGCCGCCGTAGGCCTGCAGGTCGAACCGGTGGCAGCGCTCGGCGAGGGCCGCGCCTACGAGGCGCTCGAACTGGTCAGGCGCCTCGCCGGCAGCAGTGTTGCGCTGTGCACCCACGGCGACGTCATACCCGAACTGCTTCAAGCGCTCGTCGCTGAGGACGGACTCGATCTCGGCCCCTACCCCCGACAGGCGAAGGCCTCTGTTTGGATCCTCGAGACCGCCGGCGACCGGTTCATCTCGGCCAGCTATATGGAAGCGCCGCGTTAGGAGCGGGGAGTGCAGGTCACGGCCAAGGCCGACTACGCGGTGCGCGCCATGATCGAGATCGCGGCCAGAGACGGTGTGCCCGTCAAGGGTGATGTGGTCGCCGAGTCGCAGCACATCCCGCCGGCCTTCTTGGAGTCGATCCTGTCGGAGATGCGCCAGGCCGGCCTGCTGCACAGCCGGCGCGGGCCCGAAGGCGGGTACTGGCTCGCCCGGCCGGCCGAGCGCATCACCGTGGCCGACGTGGTCCGTGCCGCTGACGGTCCGCTCGCTCTCGTCCGCGGTGACCGGCCCGAGACGGTCCGTTACGCGGCGCCGGCCACCCGCCTGGCCGACGTGTGGGTGGCGGTCCGCGCCAGCTTGAGGGCGGTGCTCGAGGAGGTCACGCTGGCCGCCATACTCGCCCGCGATCTGCCGCAGGAGGTCGTGGAGATGCTGCACGACCCGGGCGCCGACCGCCGGCGTTGAGATGTCGCCCGCGCCGGGGCGGTGACGGCCCTGGAGGGGAGGACCGTCAGCGCGCCCGGCGGAAGGCGCGACCCGTACGAGTGGGCCGCTGGGGGAGAATGTCGTCGTAGTGCGGGGACCACGCCTCGATGGCCACCACCGGACGGGTCGGTTGCGCCGGGGCGGCCGGGGCCTGGGCGGCCCTGCCGGCGGCCCCGTCGGCTGCGGCGCCGGCGTCACGTTCAGCCTCGGCGGGACGGCGCTTGCGCAACGGGATCGTGGGCTGCTCGGTCGGGGTAGGGGCCAGGCGGGCCAGGTTGTCGCCCAGGTCGCCGGGGGTGATGCGGCCGCTCAGGCTGCTGGCGCCCAGAGAGCCGCCACCGAATCCGCCGCCGCCGACGCTCGAGCTGAAGCCGCCCGAGACTCCCGAGCCCGGCCGGACGGCTCCGGCCGGGCCGGATCCCGAGGGGGCGGGTTCGGGACTGAAGGGGAGCTTCGGCCGGTTGGACGGCGCGGGGCGGGGGGCAGCCCTCGGGCCGGCCTGGGGATCGTCGGGAGCGTCAGAGGCGTCCGCGTCGACGACGGGATGGGATGCGGACGGACCACGCAAAGGGCGAGGACCGGCAGAAGGGGCCGGAACCGGAGCACCCGGAACGATCGGCAGCGGTGCTCCCGCCGCCGGCGCCCCTGCTGCGCCGGCTCCCGGAGCGGGGCCGTCAGCCTCTCGAACCAGGTCGGCAAGCGTCGCCTGCAGCGCGTTGCGGTTCAGTCCAGGCCCCCCAGGGCCTCTGCTCTCGCCCTTCGGCGGGTCCCACTGCTCAGCCATGTGGTCTTTATCGGCACCGATCGCGGTCGCTTGAGAAGCGCACCGGCGGGCCTTGAGGGCCGGCTAGGAATCGGGAAGATCGATCCTTGCCAGCCAGAGGCCGGGGGCCGACAACTCCGCCGGGGTGGGCAGCTCGCGCTCGGACAACCAAAGCCGGGACAGCCCCTCCTCGCCGGCGCGTTCGGTGATGCCCCGCACAAACGACCGCCCCTCCTCGTAACCCGCCTGATCCAGCACCACCCCGAACAGCTTCCCGAGGATCCTCGTCCCGCTGCTCTCCTCCAGCCGCCGCCTGCGTAGCGCTTCGGTGATCGGACCGTAGGACCCGATGAGCCGGCGGCCGACCGAGTCCATCACGTGGTCCACGTACCCAACGACGGCGCCGAGGATGCAGCGCAGCGAGGCGCGCACCCTGCGCTGCTCGTCGCTCTCCATCTCGCCGAGGAGCGTCTCGGGGTCGCCCAGCAAGTCCTGCATGCCCGACATGTCGGTCGGGTC
This region of Acidimicrobiales bacterium genomic DNA includes:
- a CDS encoding Rrf2 family transcriptional regulator; the encoded protein is MQVTAKADYAVRAMIEIAARDGVPVKGDVVAESQHIPPAFLESILSEMRQAGLLHSRRGPEGGYWLARPAERITVADVVRAADGPLALVRGDRPETVRYAAPATRLADVWVAVRASLRAVLEEVTLAAILARDLPQEVVEMLHDPGADRRR
- a CDS encoding NUDIX hydrolase — translated: MFGPQADGPLVRAAGGVVWRRDGASVQIVLVHRPRYDDWTLPKGKVDAGESYEQAALREVREEASILAEIGAELPSTTYLDRSGKNKHVRYWAMTVVDGSPSGDNEVDVAEWVALDEARARLTYERDVAVVDALEGVLGGG
- a CDS encoding class E sortase, with the translated sequence MSPPASEVDAGRWSAARAGEAGPPPVRHRMGPVRRTVREIGLALITLGVIVLLFVAYQLFGTNIAESHSQANLKKSFAAALAQHHAATNPDNPTLGTSGSTAQQDSLPTGGAIDHLVIPRIGVDKFVVEGVAEADLRRGPGHYLNTPMPGQVGNSAIAGHRTTYGAPFFDLNQLSPGDDIFLTDTSGHRFDYKVTGSKVVSPSDISVLDPTPFAQLTLTTCNPRFSASSRLIVFARLSANEAPLPTPPTTVAAPAAPHHSTLASDNLGKGNSHAWPPVVGYGAIVVILWILVRLLINRTRRWWRVGAYIGGVAVCLIPLWFCFENVVLLLPQNI
- a CDS encoding WhiB family transcriptional regulator, whose protein sequence is MSDLVDLILQPADRKWQGQANCMGVDPDLFFPERGASTREAKEVCRGCVVREDCLEYALANGEKFGIWGGLSERERRKIRRRRAMERRAGAVAAS
- a CDS encoding twin-arginine translocase TatA/TatE family subunit yields the protein MTANLFGPDLGIVVVVILVVLLGGSQLPKIARNVGTAGREFRKAQQEAEEDAAREQAAKAAATPPPAQPLPAAGVPDDSVQLTRAQLDALLNEREEQVRRQTGSPSA
- the leuA gene encoding 2-isopropylmalate synthase, whose translation is MPAYAYPTPCDMPFERYKPCRPLVLRDRTWADRELDKAPQWCSVDLRDGNQALIDPMDPPRKLKFFETLVGMGFKQIEVGFPAASQPDFDFIRQIIEEDRIPEDVVIQVLVQCRPELIERTFEAIAGAPHAIVHFYNSTSTLQRKVVFGLDRSGIVDIATSAARLVKKYTDTIPQTRVSYEYSPESFTGTEPDFAVEICEAVMEVIEPDSDNKIIVNLPNTVEMYGPQVYADVIEWFSRTIRNRDSIVLSVHPHNDRGTAVAAAELAQLAGADRVEGTLFGNGERTGNVDVVNLAMNLFSQGVDPRLDIHDIDHLRRVAEYCNRLPVHPRHPYVGDLVYTAFSGSHQDAIKKGMDALSDDYETWEVPYLPIDPKHVGRTYEAIIRVNSQSGKGGVAYLMDAEHGLDLPRNLQIEFSKKVQAITEASGTEIKPGELWDVFAETYLPDDAGIRLISTEVSSAGDKRTSVVAQVLVDGHHRTITGNGNGPVDALVHGLQSELGVELAVEDYHQHALTAGSEATAAAYVEVTAAAGERFWGVGIDSSTLDASLEAVISAANRIRDGR
- a CDS encoding trypsin-like peptidase domain-containing protein — encoded protein: MGGHTGLSRYAVLGRRRWVAIAAIAGTIGALAGAGVGAIVATAIAGHDTTTVIHQALPPPARLSQVNDVPTILAAVEPAVVSITTDQGEGTGMVITANGDVVTNYHVVAGANYIHVSLYHRAGSVNAYLTGYDEDNDIALLHVPDVSNLATVVLGDSSQVRVGDNVIAVGNALNLPGGPSATTGIVSALGRTIGGTTLTAGELVPPNLIQTDAAINPGNSGGPLLDAAGDVIGMNTLVIQQANDTEAAQGLGFAIPINTIKSLIPTLRKGSKVAPTELGISMQDNTPQLAAQYGFTTTTGVIVSQVLVDSPAYDAGMQAYDVIVSFAGQQVTSSAALIALLAGHSPGQRVSITALRGSVTEHFALTLG
- a CDS encoding phosphoglycerate mutase family protein; translated protein: MPILLVRHADAGSRSAWEGPDRDRPLSPAGRAQARSLAANLEKHALKRLLSSPYARCIQTFEPLGAAVGLQVEPVAALGEGRAYEALELVRRLAGSSVALCTHGDVIPELLQALVAEDGLDLGPYPRQAKASVWILETAGDRFISASYMEAPR
- a CDS encoding WhiB family transcriptional regulator, with amino-acid sequence MDTSWMAEGKCRELPPETFFPSDGVGVEIARRICADCPVKVPCLEYALYNRIEHGVWGGASERERRRLARQRRDSRRATVES